A genomic window from Arthrobacter globiformis includes:
- a CDS encoding carbohydrate ABC transporter permease produces the protein MAAQPVLQTSAWGSGRQRRGVNREGLEAGRRGTRTLLWILLAAAMVLYGFPFLYLLFTSFKTPIDTIAVPPTILPREWTLENYANALGRNGVLASFINSIQTAIISTVLSLVLAVPAAYGITRYQTLSGRIFIMAALVTRMVPPVAIGIPLASMMAAVGLSDTPIALSIAHTTISLPLSIWLMSSFFESVPKDLEEAATVDGCSRLGALWRVVIPVVSGGIAVTAIFAFLASWNEFLFALLMTAIRSQTTPVVIANFQTQFGLDWGSMTALAAVYSIPVILLTLLLQRKIVAGMTLGAVKG, from the coding sequence ATGGCTGCCCAGCCTGTCCTGCAAACCTCCGCATGGGGCAGCGGCCGCCAGCGCCGGGGCGTAAACCGGGAAGGGCTGGAAGCAGGCCGGCGGGGCACCAGAACCCTACTTTGGATCCTCCTCGCGGCAGCGATGGTGCTCTACGGTTTCCCGTTCCTGTACCTGCTCTTCACATCCTTCAAGACCCCGATCGATACCATCGCGGTGCCCCCCACCATCCTCCCGCGGGAATGGACGCTGGAGAACTACGCCAACGCGCTGGGCCGCAACGGAGTCCTGGCCTCCTTCATCAACAGCATCCAGACGGCCATCATCAGCACGGTGCTTTCGCTCGTGCTGGCGGTACCGGCGGCCTACGGCATCACCCGGTACCAAACCCTCAGCGGCCGGATCTTTATCATGGCCGCCCTGGTTACCCGCATGGTGCCGCCAGTGGCGATCGGTATTCCGCTGGCTTCGATGATGGCAGCCGTTGGCCTTTCAGATACTCCCATCGCTCTGTCCATCGCCCACACCACCATCTCGCTGCCGCTCTCGATCTGGCTGATGTCCAGCTTCTTCGAATCGGTGCCGAAAGACCTGGAGGAAGCTGCGACTGTGGATGGTTGCAGCAGACTCGGAGCCTTGTGGCGGGTCGTGATCCCGGTGGTTTCCGGCGGCATCGCCGTCACCGCGATCTTCGCCTTCCTGGCCTCCTGGAACGAGTTCCTTTTCGCACTCCTGATGACGGCGATCCGCTCCCAGACAACGCCCGTGGTGATCGCGAACTTCCAGACCCAGTTCGGTCTGGACTGGGGATCCATGACGGCGCTGGCCGCCGTCTACTCCATCCCGGTCATCCTGCTGACCCTTCTCTTGCAGCGCAAGATCGTGGCGGGCATGACGCTCGGCGCCGTCAAGGGCTAG
- a CDS encoding NosD domain-containing protein has protein sequence MSSNNCYDVTTWPVGNPSEDVGEVINSIIADIKERQTVTDADNGGKPGAVIYIPPGDYHLRTQVVIDVSFLRIHGSGHGFTSSSIRFNVPEDEWPDLHELWPGGSRILVDIPPAGDGEESKGAAFYVERSGSPRISSVEFSNFCIDGLHFNSDGSGLHPENTYVNGKTGIYVANANDSFRVTGMGFVYLENALTIYNADALSVHDNFIAECGSCIELRGWGQASKITDNLVGAGFKGHSIYAENHGGLLITANNVFPRGASSVHLNGVTRSSVTNNRLHSFYPGMVMLTANSSENLVATNHFLRDHEPWTPFLEVDNGLNDLNGLLCVSGSNNSVIGNHFSQIIDSQSIRPTGATPVIIRLMAGVGNFVSNNHVVAMDVHTKSSDSCFSAQVDALLTTEASDGLAVTAVMVDSESARNTILDSGSDAQVIADRAVNAFRATPTVGF, from the coding sequence GTGTCAAGCAACAACTGCTACGACGTGACTACGTGGCCCGTCGGCAATCCATCCGAGGACGTCGGTGAGGTAATCAACAGCATCATCGCTGACATCAAGGAACGGCAGACGGTCACCGATGCGGACAACGGAGGAAAGCCAGGCGCGGTGATCTACATTCCGCCCGGGGACTACCACCTTCGCACGCAGGTGGTAATCGACGTCAGCTTCCTCAGGATCCATGGCTCGGGACACGGCTTTACGTCGTCGAGCATCCGGTTCAACGTTCCCGAAGACGAATGGCCGGACTTGCACGAGCTGTGGCCAGGAGGAAGCCGCATTCTCGTCGACATTCCCCCCGCCGGAGACGGGGAGGAATCCAAGGGAGCCGCCTTCTACGTTGAGCGAAGCGGGAGCCCGCGTATCAGCTCGGTCGAGTTCTCCAATTTCTGCATCGACGGATTGCACTTCAACTCGGATGGCTCGGGCCTGCATCCGGAGAACACCTACGTCAACGGCAAGACCGGAATCTACGTCGCGAACGCCAACGACTCATTCCGCGTAACCGGCATGGGGTTCGTCTACCTTGAGAACGCTCTTACTATCTACAACGCGGACGCGCTTTCCGTTCACGACAACTTCATCGCTGAATGCGGAAGCTGCATCGAGCTGCGCGGGTGGGGACAGGCATCAAAGATCACCGACAACTTGGTCGGCGCAGGCTTCAAGGGTCACTCGATCTATGCCGAGAACCACGGCGGGCTGCTGATAACCGCGAACAACGTCTTCCCCCGTGGTGCGAGCAGCGTCCACCTCAACGGCGTCACGCGTTCAAGCGTCACCAACAACCGTTTGCATTCCTTCTACCCCGGGATGGTGATGCTCACTGCGAATAGTTCGGAAAACCTCGTGGCCACGAATCACTTCTTGCGTGACCATGAGCCCTGGACGCCCTTCCTGGAAGTCGACAACGGACTGAACGACCTCAACGGACTTCTCTGTGTCAGCGGCAGCAACAACTCTGTCATCGGCAACCATTTCTCCCAGATCATCGACTCACAGAGCATCCGACCGACAGGCGCGACGCCTGTCATCATCCGGCTGATGGCGGGGGTTGGCAACTTCGTCTCCAACAACCACGTGGTGGCGATGGACGTTCACACCAAGTCAAGTGACTCCTGCTTTTCGGCTCAGGTGGACGCTCTGTTGACGACCGAGGCTTCGGACGGCCTCGCCGTTACGGCCGTCATGGTCGATTCCGAATCAGCTCGGAATACCATCCTTGATTCCGGAAGTGACGCCCAAGTTATCGCGGATAGGGCTGTTAACGCCTTTAGGGCCACACCCACGGTCGGTTTCTAG
- a CDS encoding carbohydrate ABC transporter permease, whose translation MRISDRRFALFLMTPAALFLAVFVAFPLFRLVADSFFKISPIAGGPRDFVGLDNYFRAFASEAFTGAGWRTLAYTLVVVTLEFALGLGMALLFTTLGRSSQIWRTVFMYPLMIAPIVAGLLWKFLMIDNFGLIGTLLHQAGILSNPNQIGWLSDPNIVLYSVAIPDIWLTTSFMCLVLFAGLQNIPGDLIEAARLDGARAPAMLFRIILPLLRPVIAVALVVRGIDAARAFDTILIQTNGGPQSASETMSLLIYRTMIRFGDPGLASAMGTLYLLAMLAVAFVAVSTIWRPGKDN comes from the coding sequence GTGCGTATCTCCGATCGCCGCTTCGCATTGTTCCTGATGACACCAGCGGCGCTGTTCCTGGCAGTGTTTGTCGCCTTTCCGCTGTTCCGCCTCGTGGCGGACAGCTTCTTCAAGATTTCTCCGATTGCGGGCGGTCCCCGCGACTTCGTGGGTCTGGATAACTACTTCCGGGCCTTCGCCTCCGAAGCCTTCACGGGTGCCGGCTGGCGGACGCTGGCCTACACCCTGGTGGTGGTCACCCTCGAATTCGCCCTCGGCCTGGGCATGGCGCTGCTGTTCACCACCCTTGGACGCAGCTCCCAAATCTGGCGGACCGTGTTCATGTACCCGCTGATGATCGCCCCGATCGTGGCAGGCCTCCTCTGGAAGTTCCTGATGATCGACAACTTCGGACTCATCGGAACCCTCCTGCACCAGGCCGGCATCCTGTCCAACCCCAACCAGATCGGCTGGCTTTCAGATCCGAACATCGTGCTCTACTCCGTCGCCATTCCGGACATCTGGCTAACCACTTCGTTCATGTGCCTGGTGCTCTTCGCCGGGCTGCAGAATATCCCCGGGGACCTGATCGAGGCAGCACGCCTGGACGGCGCACGCGCGCCAGCCATGCTGTTCCGCATCATTCTGCCCCTCCTGCGGCCGGTCATCGCCGTCGCTCTGGTGGTCCGCGGAATCGATGCAGCCCGAGCCTTCGACACAATCCTCATCCAAACCAACGGCGGCCCACAATCCGCATCGGAAACCATGAGCCTGCTGATCTACCGCACCATGATCCGCTTTGGTGACCCCGGGCTGGCAAGCGCCATGGGCACCCTCTACCTGCTGGCCATGCTCGCCGTCGCGTTCGTCGCGGTGTCAACCATCTGGCGGCCAGGAAAGGACAACTGA
- a CDS encoding glycoside hydrolase family 32 protein, whose product MSSCLDAARPETAPAETSRFRPAIHFTARDTWLNDPNGLVFYDGVYHLFFQNNPYGNVWGNMSWGHATSRDLLHWTEHPVAIACDETEDIFSGSVVVDHGNTSGFGKADAPALVAIYTSAYKAGSEHSGTQAQSLAYSTDAGMTWQKYEGNPVLTRNSANFRDPKVFRYQGDQGDCWVMVAVEAQHQKVVFYRSEDLKSWDLLSDFGPANADAGEWECPDLFPLAVDGDPENIRWVLIVNVNPGAVAGGSGGQYFVGNFDGVRFTPDPGSIVAPEGLASLPDTDAGSAALRQCLWLDWGRDCYASVSFSNAPDDRRIIIGWMNNWDYANELPTSPWRSSMTLAREVRLTTVNGSARLVQQPVLADPCAGEELPTSKGQMNADTLELRNSALRLPDAVPGSAQIIDAEILPGSAERFDFRLFGSSDGSRGTILSYNTTSAQLVLDRRQSGNTCFHGKFASVESAPVDLEDGVLKLLIVVDHCSVEVFVQSGKVVLTDLVFPETENRENWLSAEGGSATILKLAVSTLT is encoded by the coding sequence ATGTCCAGTTGCCTTGATGCCGCACGCCCGGAAACAGCTCCGGCAGAAACCTCCAGGTTCCGGCCTGCCATCCACTTCACGGCAAGGGATACCTGGCTGAACGATCCCAACGGCCTGGTTTTCTACGACGGCGTGTACCACCTCTTCTTCCAGAACAACCCCTACGGCAACGTCTGGGGCAACATGTCCTGGGGCCACGCCACCTCCCGCGATTTGCTGCACTGGACGGAACACCCTGTTGCCATTGCCTGCGACGAGACAGAGGACATCTTCTCAGGCAGTGTTGTAGTCGACCACGGCAACACGTCCGGTTTCGGCAAGGCGGACGCACCTGCCCTCGTAGCCATTTACACCAGTGCCTACAAAGCCGGGTCCGAACACAGCGGCACACAGGCCCAGTCATTGGCCTACAGCACAGACGCAGGAATGACGTGGCAAAAATACGAAGGAAACCCTGTCCTCACCAGAAACTCCGCGAACTTCCGCGATCCCAAAGTCTTCCGCTATCAGGGGGACCAAGGTGACTGCTGGGTCATGGTCGCCGTCGAAGCGCAGCACCAAAAGGTGGTCTTCTATCGTTCGGAAGACCTTAAATCCTGGGACCTTCTGAGCGACTTTGGCCCGGCCAACGCCGACGCCGGCGAATGGGAGTGCCCCGATCTCTTTCCCCTGGCGGTGGACGGGGACCCGGAAAACATCCGGTGGGTACTGATCGTCAACGTCAATCCGGGCGCTGTGGCAGGAGGCTCCGGCGGCCAGTACTTCGTGGGGAACTTCGACGGCGTCCGCTTCACCCCGGATCCCGGCTCCATCGTGGCACCCGAAGGGCTGGCCTCCCTCCCCGACACCGACGCAGGCTCTGCAGCCTTGCGGCAATGCCTGTGGCTGGACTGGGGACGCGACTGCTACGCATCCGTATCCTTTAGCAACGCCCCAGATGACCGACGCATCATCATTGGCTGGATGAACAACTGGGACTACGCCAACGAGCTGCCCACCTCCCCTTGGCGGTCCTCGATGACCCTCGCCCGCGAAGTGCGCCTCACAACAGTCAACGGCTCCGCCCGTCTGGTCCAGCAACCGGTCCTGGCCGACCCCTGCGCGGGAGAAGAGCTGCCTACTTCCAAGGGCCAAATGAACGCAGACACCCTCGAGCTGCGAAATTCAGCCCTCCGCTTGCCGGATGCGGTGCCCGGTAGCGCCCAAATCATTGACGCGGAGATACTGCCCGGAAGTGCGGAACGTTTTGATTTCCGACTCTTCGGAAGCAGTGACGGGAGCAGGGGCACCATTCTTAGCTACAACACAACCAGCGCCCAACTCGTCCTTGACCGCAGGCAATCAGGAAACACCTGTTTCCACGGGAAATTCGCTTCGGTCGAGTCAGCACCAGTTGACCTTGAAGACGGTGTGCTCAAACTCCTCATCGTCGTGGACCACTGCTCGGTCGAAGTATTCGTCCAGAGCGGCAAGGTGGTCCTGACTGATCTCGTCTTCCCCGAAACCGAAAACCGGGAGAACTGGCTGTCGGCCGAGGGAGGTTCAGCAACAATACTGAAGCTCGCGGTCTCAACACTCACCTAA
- a CDS encoding LacI family DNA-binding transcriptional regulator, whose product MSNKNIGIKDVAVAAGVSVTTVSHVLNEVSYARVRPETRDKVRTIAEQLGYGPNRLAQALRTQRTGMLGLVSEDIATTPHAGRIILGADEAAKARGYNLMIINTSGSASLESRHADVEALLERRVDGILYATMYHRNVELPANLGSVPSVLVDSVATGGNITAVIPDEEGGARAAVGALLEAGHTRVGFINNTDDVPATRQRLQAFRAALTEAGLDGGAAPVESEVSEVQGGYEAARRILGREDRPTGLFCYNDRMAMGAYRAAAELGIAIPADLSIVGFDDQELIASNLHPGLTTVALPHYEMGAWATEHLIDAVEGKTDLTLMALHPTILSCPLVRRDSIAAPQ is encoded by the coding sequence ATGAGCAACAAGAACATCGGTATCAAGGATGTGGCCGTCGCCGCCGGCGTGTCCGTGACAACTGTCTCCCACGTCCTCAACGAGGTTTCCTACGCCCGAGTCAGGCCCGAAACCAGGGACAAGGTCAGGACCATTGCGGAGCAACTAGGCTATGGCCCCAACCGCCTTGCCCAGGCCCTTCGCACGCAAAGGACCGGCATGCTGGGTCTGGTCAGCGAGGATATCGCCACCACGCCCCACGCCGGCCGGATCATCCTCGGCGCTGACGAGGCCGCCAAAGCCCGAGGGTACAACCTCATGATCATTAACACCTCCGGCTCAGCCAGCCTGGAATCCCGGCACGCCGACGTCGAGGCCCTTCTGGAACGCCGGGTGGACGGAATCCTCTACGCCACCATGTACCACCGCAACGTGGAGCTGCCGGCCAACCTCGGCAGCGTGCCCTCCGTCCTGGTCGACTCCGTGGCCACCGGCGGAAACATCACAGCCGTGATCCCGGACGAAGAAGGTGGTGCACGCGCCGCCGTAGGCGCGCTCCTCGAAGCGGGCCACACCCGGGTGGGCTTCATTAATAACACCGATGATGTGCCCGCAACCCGTCAGCGGCTCCAGGCCTTCCGGGCCGCGCTGACTGAAGCAGGGCTCGACGGCGGCGCGGCACCTGTCGAGTCCGAGGTCTCGGAGGTGCAAGGCGGCTATGAAGCCGCCCGGCGGATCCTGGGACGCGAGGACCGTCCCACCGGCCTGTTCTGCTACAACGACCGGATGGCGATGGGAGCCTACCGCGCCGCGGCGGAGTTGGGGATCGCAATCCCCGCTGACCTTTCGATTGTTGGCTTCGATGACCAGGAACTGATCGCTTCCAACCTTCACCCGGGCCTCACCACCGTGGCCCTGCCTCACTACGAGATGGGTGCTTGGGCCACCGAGCACCTGATTGACGCCGTCGAGGGGAAGACCGACCTCACCCTCATGGCACTTCACCCGACCATTCTGAGCTGCCCCCTCGTGCGCCGCGATTCCATCGCGGCTCCGCAGTAA